The DNA segment CTCCGTAGGCCATGGATCCTCTGGAGGTcacggaggaggatttggaggaagTTCACTTGGAGGAGGATCCTCTGGAGGCTACGGCTCAAGTGGTGGATTGTCCAGCGGCGGTCACGGGGGCCAATCTGGAGGAGGATTCTCCGGCGGTCATGGAGGTGGATCCTCAGGAGgaagatatggaaaataaaattgctTCCATCAAATAACTAAAATAAGCTTTAGATGTTTTTGTAAATTCGATTATCTAAATTACTTCCAATGGATGATTAatgaattaaaatttcaaattatttggTGGATTTATTCAAACATTGATATATAAAACAGACTATACATTGTTCTTTCTtgtaacacagacattcagtatatatatatatatatatatatatatatatatatatatatatatatatatatatatatatatatatatatatatatatatatatatgtatatatatatatatacttatatgtgtatatatatatatatatatatatatatatatatatatatatatatatatatatatatatatatatatatatatgtatgtattcatacacataaatacacacatatatatatatatatatatatatatatatatatatatatatatatatacataattatatatattcatatgtatatatatatatatttttatatatatatatatatatatatatatatatatatatatatatatatatatatcatatatgtaaatatataactatatatgaatatatatatatatatatatatatatatatatatatatatatatatatatatatatataatatatatatatgtatatatatatatatatatatatatatatatatatatatatatatatatatatatatatatatacacacatatatatatacacatatatatctatatatattcacacatgtttgtttgtttatgctcATGTGATTACAAGAAAATTTTCTTTGGGGAAAGGAGCAAGAGAATATCCTGTGTTTTAGAGATTAGCTATATAAAGTCGTCTTCTTCTCAACGATAAAGTGGCCTACATTATAAGATGTCAATGTTTACATGTTTGGATATTTTctctatatctatttttttttctctttttctgtcatcCAGTTTCTACTCAAAGCAATTAAAAATAATCTGTtgatttatcactaattcattGCTTAGATAGGCAAAGGAATTGTAATTTTTAAAACAGGAATCTATGCCTTTTCCTCTTCGTAAGCTCCGGATATTTTTTGGTCTTAttgccttaatagagatctagatttATTCATTAAATGATTCATGGCAATAGTTGGATCTCCTGTAAAATCAGATTCTGTTGATAGTCCCCACCAAATGAAGTGCCGTATTTGGgtacttatacttaatatatatctatgtatctcagataattacttatttttctttacAATGTTTCTTCCAAAGCCTTTGTTGCTTCGTCCAATCCTTCGAGATAGCTTTTTATTATTTGTCAATTCTTCCTTTATGTAAACAGTATAATAACTGCTAATCttatagatggagaaggtttggcatTTTTGCTCTGGCATAAGAACCTAGTTTTGTCAGAATTTTAACTTTTCAAAGATCGTTATCTTTTAGATATCAGGAATTAAAGACATACAGTACATTCCCTTttctttaaagcatttttttttttactagacctCAAACGTAGCAATTTAATTGCAGATTGTCTCATTGCGTTATAGGATGCATAACATTGTTCGATTTAGAGTATTCATAAAATTGAAGAACATTCTTTGACTTTACTGAACAAACATCATAGTCATATCAAGTGTTCTGAATGTCAGTTTGTTACGCTTTTGGAGGATTCCAAATTTATAAGTTAATTAGATGATAAACTATATGCCATTCCACTATATACGATAAGGGACGCATACACTAGCTATGGCAGATGCACAAAAGCATTTGTATCAGTAAACTTACTCATGATTATGGATCccttctttatacacacacacacacacacacacacacatatatatatatatataatgtatatatacatatatattatacatacgtatatatatatatatatatatatatatatatatatatatatatatatatatatatatacagtatatatatatatatatatatatatatatatatatatatatatatatatatactgtatatatatatatatatatatatatatatatatatatatatatatatatatatatatacatatatatacatatatatgtatatatatacatatatatatatatatatatatatatatatatatatatatatatatatatatatatatatatatatatcagctattgatttattccatggaaagcggagtttcaatatgaataatagtaccaggattatgatatacatttttaatgctgagctttcggaaaatctatttccatcatcggagcctaaaatagaatacattgtgtAAGTTAAgacatagtatgataaatatttacaacagaaaatttaaaaagaacatgcaaaaactttatgaaataaaaataagaaaataagaaaagtataaaattaatctaaatacacaataaaagatgaAAGGGCCAGCGCTAAAAACTCACTTGAAAtagaattaaacacaatttaattcataagttgcccggcccaggtttagtttcagtttgtgttggaatattgcctccattattactaggtcgaggttactctgcgaagagGCTAAGATGGAAAATTTTTCCTTGGAAATtctatttcatgtgagtttatagcactggcactttgatcttttattgtgtattaagattgattttatagttttatgatattttcttatttctattccatAAAGTTTTGtatgttattttaaattttatgttttaaatatttacTATACTATGTtctaacttatacaatgtattctattttaggctctgatgatgaaaatagattttccgaaagctcagtaataaacatgtatatcataaccctggtactattattcatatatgtatatgtatatgtatatatatatatatatatatatatatatatatatatatatatatacatatatatgtaaatatgtaaatatatatatatatatatatatatatatacatatatatatatatataatatatatatatatatatatatatatatatatatatatatatatatatatatatactgtatatatatatatatatatatatatatatatatatatatatattatatatatatatatatgtatatatatatatatatatatatatatatatatatatatatatataaatatgtaaatgtatgtatatatatgtatatatataagaatatatatatatatatatatatatatatatatatgtatatatatattatatatatatatatatatatagtaaatgtattatatatatgtgtatatataagaatatatatatatatatatatatatatatatatatatatatatatatatatatatatgtatatattatatatatatatatatatatatatatatactgatatataatatatatatatatatatatatatatatatatataaatatatatatatgtatgtatatatatatatatatatatatatatatatatatatatatatataaatatatataaataaaaatatatacaatatatataaaaatataaatatatatatactatatctatatatatatctatatatatatataaatatatatatatatactatatatatataatactataatatatataatatatatatatatatatatatatatatatatatatataaatatatatatatatatatatataatatataataggagAGTAATGTATCTTACCAATTAATGTATTATCATGCAGCCGTCGCCCCCTTGAAAATAGTGAGGTTGGGCCCGCAGGTGACCAACCCGTTGCCCATGCCTGCTTTAGATCAATCAACGCAGCACTGGCGACCTTCCTGGCTACCATTAGTGACTGCTTTTTTAAAAATAGATCCTATTCATGCAACAGTTTCATGATATACTTATCATTGGCCTCTGTTCACGCTTATCATGATTTGTATGTTTTTTGCCAATCATAATAGGGCTGTTTTATCAAAACATTTCAGTTTTGATGGTGAGGAACTACTTTAggagtttggtaaacaaaaatatttttttttttcttttcaattgggTAAATCGGTTGTTTCCATTTCCTTGTTCACAATTTCCGAGTACAACGATGCTAACGTCGCTCGTTATAAGTTGCATTCTAAATGTTAGCTTGAGTCCTATAAATACTTACTCTAAAGAAATAATTttagtttgattttatttttgactTTACAGAAATAAAATCCAATAGTCTAAGTTTCATGATAATGATATCTTACTCTATCTTCACACGAGAGTTAAAATATTGATTATACTATTGTACTGAAGGGGATTAAATTATGTAACAATTTGTTATATGAGATTCTAATATAAAAATACTATAAAGTTTTGTAAACCACTACCGATTTCAGATGCCGGTagcaaatatataataaatttttatttgattttgattcGAGTTATCattgggaaaataaaattattttttcgtgTTATTTTTTATCCCTTACAAGCATTTATCTAAATATAATATAGGCACTAATCTAGATTGTTACCTCAATTGAAATTTATGGTATTTTTGGATGAATGTCTTCAGTATTTAGATTAAtttaaggagagaaaaagaaaaaagttttttcaATATGTAAAATTTAATACATAAGTGATTTTTTCTATATTATATAGCGATAGCCTAACTTTCCATGTGAATATATTTCCCTccaaagtctttctctctctctctctctctctctctctctcctctcctctctctctctctctctctctctctctctctggtcatacatgtaatccatgatacattaagaaaattaattttcttttatgttttgctGCCCTTTGCAAGGCCAGGAAAACCATGAGCATGCAGATATCAGCGGCCTTCGTGAAGTAGAGAATCAGTTTGAGCTGTGTATATAAAGCCACAAGATCCCGAACATAATCACAATCTGAAGTCAACAGATCCTCTGAACACACCATGGTGAGACTCTTGAAATCAATCATATTTTGTTAGACTCTTTGATCAACAATGAGtcgaatgtgatatatatatttctcatacttGATTCTGGAAAAAACAGATtttacacctttaaataatatccATATTCTAATTTAATGGAAGACCTTTAGTTTTCTAAGGGtacaataattttaaagttattaaactctctttaaaattattttttttttttcataagtttctTGAAATCTTTTTCCAGAAGCTGTTAGTAGTTTGCATTGGCGCTGTCGTTGTGGCTGTCTGCCAGGcaggtgggggaggaggaggatttGTGGCGGACATGGAGGATCTAGCGGTGGATCTTTTGGAGGAGGATCCTCTGGAGGATATGGCTCAGGAGGCGGCTTCTCCAGCGGTGGTCATGGAGGAAGTTTCCATAGGCCATGGATCCTCTGGAGGTcatggaggaggatttggaggaagTTCCTTTGGAGGAGGATCCTCTGGAGGATATAGCTCAGGAGGCGGCTCCTCTAGTGGTGGTCATGGAGGAAGCTCCATAGGCCATGGATCCTCTGGAAGTcacggaggaggatttggaggaagTTCCTTTGGAGGAGGATCCTCTGGAGGCTACGGCTCTAGTAGTGGATTGTCCAGCGGCGGTCACGGTGGCCAATCTGGAGGAGGATTCTCCGGCGGTCATGGAGGTGGATCTTCAGGAGgagatatggaaaataaaattgctTCCATCAAATAACAGAAATAAGTTTTAGATGTTTTTGTAAATTCGATTATCTAAATTTCTTCCAATTGATTATTAATGaattaaaattctaaattattttGTCGATTTATTTAAACATTAATACATAAAACTGACTATACATTGTTCTTCTTTCTTTTAACACAgacatgcagtatatatgtatatatatatatatatatatatatatatatataaatatatatatatatatatatatatatatatatatatatatatatatatatatatatatatatatatatatatacacaatatatatgcatatatatgtatatatatatatatgtatgtacttatatatatgtataaatatatatatatatatatatatatatatatatatatatatatatagatatatatatatatatatatatatatatatatatatatatatatatatatatatatatatgtatgtatatacacacacacatatatatatatatatatatatatatatatatattatatatatttatacaaatgtataaacatacatgaatatacatatgtatatatatgtatatatatatacatatatatatatatagatatacatatatatatatatacatatatatatatatatatatatatatatatatatatatatatgtatatatatatacatacatatatatatatatatatatatatatatatatatatatatatacatatatatatatatatatatatatatatatatatatatatatatatatatatacatagttttttgTATGCATGTGTTTACAAGGAAATTTTCTTTGGGAAAAGGAACAAAAGAACCTTCCGTGTATTGGGGATTAACCATATAAAGTCATCCTCTTCTCAACGATAAAGTAGCATAACATGTCAATATTTGGATATCTTctcaatatctatttttttctcttttttccataacccagtttgtACTCAAAGCAATTGAAAATAATCAGttaatttatcactaattcatagcTTAGATTGGCAAAAGAATTATAGTTTTGAGAACAGGAATCTATACCTTTCCTTTTTTGTGTGCTCTGGATATTCTGTGATCTTATTGTGTTCTTAGAGATCTAGATTTATTCAGTAAATGATTCGAGGTAATAAACGGGTCTTCCACCAAATAAAGTGCCGTACTTGGATACTTATACTTAACAGATAATTATATAGCTTAGACAATTGcttattttttattacaatgtttCTTTCAAAGCCTTTGTAGCTTGTCCAATTCTGCGAGATAGCTATGTATTATTCACAATTTTTCTATTAGTTACACGGTTTCATAACTGTTAATCTTATAGTTTCAGACGGTTTGTCATTTTTGCTCTGCCATGAAAATATTGTTTAGTCAGGAGTTAACTTTTCAAAGATCATTATCTTTTAGATATAAAGACTCAAAGACATACATTCCATTTTCTTTAAAtcactacttattttttttttttttgctatatttcaAACGTAGCAATTTAAAATCAGATTGTCTCATTGATTTATAGGATGCATAACATTTCCTGGAATATTGATCTAGAATGTTCATAAGATTGTAAAACAGTCCTTTATTTTCCTGAACAAACATCATAGTCATATTAAAGGTTCTAAATGTCAGTTGGTTACGCTTTTTGATAATTCCAAATTTAAAAGTTATATAGATGATACACTATATGCTATTCCACTGTATACAATAATGTACGCATACCCAAGCTATAGCAGATACATATTAGCATCTGTACGAGTATACCTGCTCAGGATATAGAACTTTtctttatatacatactatatatatacatatatatatatatatatatatataatNNNNNNNNNNNNNNNNNNNNNNNNNNNNNNNNNNNNNNNNNNNNNNNNNNNNNNNNNNNNNNNNNNNNNNNNNNNNNNNNNNNNNNNNNNNNNNNNNNNNNNNNNNNNNNNNNNNNNNNNNNNNNNNNNNNNNNNNNNNNNNNNNNNNNNNNNNNNNNNNNNNNNNNNNNNNNNNNNNNNNNNNNNNNNNNNNNNNNNNNNNNNNNNNNNNNNNNNNNNNNNNNNNNNNNNNNNNNNNNNNNNNNNNNNNNNNNNNNNNNNNNNNNNNNNNNNNNNNNNNNNNNNNNNNNNNNNNNNNNNNNNNNNNNNNNNNNNNNNNNNNNNNNNNNNNNNNNNNNNNNNNNNNNNNNNNNNNNNNNNNNNNNNNNNNNNNNNNNNNNNNNNNNNNNNNNNNNNNNNNNNNNNNNNNNNNNNNNNNNNNNNNNNNNNNNNNNNNNNNNNNNNNNNNNNNNNNNNNNNNNNNNNNNNNNNNNNNNNNNNNNNNNNNNNNNNNNNNNNNNTACCAAAGGATGTTGCCGGTGTCCTCCAAAGCCCCGTGTCCGAAACCTCCATACCCGCCATTTGCCCAGACGTTGGCCACCAAGAGGAAATAAGCCCAAAGCTAACTTGAAAGCAATCTGGAAAATGAAAGttaagaattaattaaaaaaaaattatataaaagaattaaaaaaactttcattaaaaaATGTCAAAACCACATGTTAAAActgattctttatttttttccctttatttattaattcagtGTTTGAAATATTAACTCAATTATGAGTTACGTATTCTGTTATGACGTGTAAAAGTAATACGATACCTTGGGTgtctattatataaatatatatatataatatatatatatatatatatatatatatatataatatatatatatatatatattatatatatatatatacatatatatatgtatatatacatatatatatatatacatatatatacatatatatagtatatatagtatatatatatatatatatagagagagagagagagagagagagagagaggagagagagagagagagagagagagaggagagagatagagagagagaggagagagagagaaaaaaaaattacaagattaCAAAATTTTGATAATCATATTGTGTATACTACATTGGGTATATTTTAGGGATAGTTAATTAGATGACTGGGTTTGGAAATATCCAAGAATgaaccattttattttcattttaaagaaaaataagaataacattGAAATCGGAACATCGAAGAGAAGTGGCTACACGAATATCGTTTAAATTGTCTGTCACATTGAATTATTTAATCttgattttcttaaaaaaattacgATCAAATCTAAATGACTTGCAAGGCTAAGGTTATGTTACCCTATAATAAAAAGAGAAGATATTAATATCACCGTTATACTCAAGAGAAATCACACCTAGAGATAAGATCTCACCAAAAGCATCAACCGCTGTAAATTAATGGTGATAGAGTGAAGAAAACGGATGATTTGCACTCATGTTTGAAGCATGGACTAGGTTATTTACAACTTTTCGTTCCATGTAACAGGCTTTTATTTCCGACGTAAATGAACATGAATTTCACAGAGACCCTATCCCTCTGTTATTTTGTATGTGACTATTTGTTTAAATGGTTGAAGGCTGCTCTGACAAGAAAGACAAAATTTCTAGCAAAGGACATTTCAATCCAACATTAACAATATGTCTTTGGTGTCTGGATCTTGTTGCAAACGTTAGCtcatatgatctcataattatgcGTTGTAGGAAAGCTATGAACACAAGATGTCAGCTGGTTTGAACAGTCATCGAAATAAAGCACCTTCTTAATACGGACATCTCTATTATAACTGGCATTTGTTGAATCAATGCAACCTGGTTCTTTTGAAAGgaattatctaaagaaaaatttaatctgTCGGAATCTTTATTATGACTTTTTCCTTGATGATTTGTTGCAGTTATTAAAGACTTACGATTCACTAAATTTGATATCATATAAAAGTATTTGaacatatattgtttatttgttgaGACTCATTTGCTTAGAATGATTAGAGATTTACTAGCacaataatatgtatgtatatatatattatatatatatatatatatatatatatatatatatatatatatgtttatatatatatgtaatatatatatatatatatatatatatatatatatatatatatatatatatatatatatatatatatatatatatatatatatgtaaatgaatacatgtattattattattatgattattattattatttttattattattattattattactcttattattattattactcttattattattattattattattattatattattattattattattattattattattattagctaagctacaaccttagttggaaaagcagcatgctatacgtCCAAGGTCTACAACAGGGataaacagcccattgaggaaaggaaatcttAACATAAgtaaagtatatgagaagtaataaataaagaatataatatatcTGAGATAAGTAGCAACGtgaaaacagatttgtcatatataaactatgaagagagacttatgtcgacCTGTTCAATAGAAAACATTTGCTGAATGTACTCATGTGTCTTTTATGTACACATACATTAAAATAA comes from the Palaemon carinicauda isolate YSFRI2023 chromosome 16, ASM3689809v2, whole genome shotgun sequence genome and includes:
- the LOC137655219 gene encoding loricrin-like is translated as MAIVGSPVKSDSVDSPHQMKCRIWKLLVVCIGAVVVAVCQAGGGGGGFVADMEDLAVDLLEEDPLEDMAQEAASPAVVMEEVSIGHGSSGGHGGGFGGSSFGGGSSGGYSSGGGSSSGGHGGSSIGHGSSGSHGGGFGGSSFGGGSSGGYGSSSGLSSGGHGGQSGGGFSGGHGGGSSGGDMENKIASIK